CCTCCCGACTACGGCGCGTCGCGCGCTCCGCGCGCTTTGGCGCCGACCCCAGCGGCGGGGCGCGGGGGCCCCAGCGGCGCGCGCTTTGGCGGCGGGCAAGCTGGCCGCCGGGTGTTGTTGGTGGGGGGGGGGGGGCCCCCCGGGGCGCCCCCCCCAGGGGGGGGCGGGCCGGCGTTCAGCCCCTCCAGAAACTACAGCCCCCCGTAGAGCCGCTCGTAGAGGTAGGCCGAGCGCTCCCAGCCGTGGTCCGCGCGGAGGGCGCGCTCGCGGGCCTTCTCGAAGGCGCCGTGGTGCGCGAAGCCGCCGATCGCGCGCTGGAGGGCGCCGAGGAGGTGCTCGTCGCTCGCCTCGTCGAAGAGGAAGCCGTTGCCGGTCGTGAGCTCTGCGTCGCAGTCGACCACGGTGTCGGCCACGCCGTCCGCCCGGAGGCCGATCGGGAGCGCGCCGTAGCGGTGCGCGCGGAGCTGGAGGTTGCCGCCGGGGGCCTGCTGCGGCGGCACGAGCACGCAGTCGGCGCCGCCGAGCGCGCGGTGGACCTGCGCGCTGTCCACGTCGTCCCGGATCGCGAGGCGGTCGGGCCAGCGCTTGGCGTGCTCCTCGAGCACCTCGAGCAGCTTCCGGTCGCCCTCGCCTTCGCCGAAGATCGCGATCTGCACGTCGTTCCGCATCAGGCGGCTGACCACACGGGCGAGGCTGTCGAGGCCCGAGCGCGCCTTCACCTCGCCGATCACGGCGATGAGCGCGACGTCGTCACGGATGGGCAGCTCGAGCGCGGACTGGAGCGCGACCTTGCAGCGACGCTTGCCGGCGCGATCCATCGGGTCGAAGCGCGCCTCGAGGTAGGCGTCGGTGGTGGGGTTCCAGACCGCCACGTCCACGCCGAACGCGATGCCGGTCAGCTCGCTCCCGCGCTGGGAGAAGACGCCCTCGAGGCCAGCGCCGTC
This genomic interval from Sandaracinaceae bacterium contains the following:
- a CDS encoding glycogen/starch synthase translates to MRLLFVTPEVSPHSGTTPTGDACAALAKALKGRGHEVVVLSPLYGFVDAAGRGLARRLRKVEVDLAGEKTAFQVFDGRTAAGVDLLFLGHEEMFSQVREVPTESQDLGDGRRFGAFCKGAIEVLKNDEKGFDVVHCHGWQTALVPVLVDLLELEIGTVQTVYDVAKQGLFDREILAALGLPERLWNIEGLEFHGKVSFLKGGVLESDRVTTVSPTYAKEITRDGAGLEGVFSQRGSELTGIAFGVDVAVWNPTTDAYLEARFDPMDRAGKRRCKVALQSALELPIRDDVALIAVIGEVKARSGLDSLARVVSRLMRNDVQIAIFGEGEGDRKLLEVLEEHAKRWPDRLAIRDDVDSAQVHRALGGADCVLVPPQQAPGGNLQLRAHRYGALPIGLRADGVADTVVDCDAELTTGNGFLFDEASDEHLLGALQRAIGGFAHHGAFEKARERALRADHGWERSAYLYERLYGGL